ATAGGCTTATCGGTTTTTACAGAAACTAAAGGTAATTCTCCGCCCACAACCTTTATACTCGTAGTTAAAATTCTCTTAGGATCTTTTATTTCATCTTGGGCATAGTCAATTCCCCTTTTACATTTATTCCCATCTATTTTTAATATGGAATTATCATTACCCGAAATTTCAATATTAAGCTTGCATCCAATAGGGCACTGAACGCATACTAATTTTTTAAACATAAAATTTCTCCTCCTTTATGCAGACTTCTATTTCCTTTAAATTTTTTATATACTTTTCAGGGATATGTACTCTTAATATCTCGCTGGGAACTAGATCTTTATATTCTTTTTCAAAAGTTCCAATCTTTAAAATTCCCCTTTCCATAGGCTTTCTTACTCGAAGATATAGTGTTAAGTCCTCTATTGGAGTATAATAATTAGGATATAAAATACCAATGTTTTTTCCCTTTTTAATTGGAATCCTCTTTCCGAATCTTTGTCCTTTAACATATAAGCTTGCATATTTTCCTACTTTTTCTCCCTCATAGGTTACATAATCTACAAGATCATAAATTATGGTACAATTTCCTGAAGCAAAGACAAAATCTAAAGAAGTTTGCCCTAAATTATTAACAGAGAATCCTCTACTGGTCTTATCTATTTCTACCTTGTCTTCAAGGAGTTCAGTATTAGGTATAAGTCCAACAGAAAGGATAAGAGTATCTACTTTAAAAATTTTTTCACTCCCAGGTATGGGATTAAAATTTTCATCAACTCTTGCTACTACTACTTCCTCTAATCTTCCCTTTCCTCTAACCTCTGTTACCGTTGAGGATAAGTATAATGGAATTTTATAATCTTCAAGACACTGAATTACATTTCTTAAAAGTCCACCAGGGTAAGGAAGCCTTTCTACAACTCCTACAACCTCTACTCCTTCCAAGGTAAGTCTTCTTGCCATTATAAGTCCAATATCTCCTGATCCTAATATTAGGGCTCTTTTGCCTGGGAAGATATTTAAAATATTTATATATTTCTGGGCAACTCCTGCAGTAAATATTCCAGAAAGTCTTTTTCCAGGAATTAAAAGACTTCCAAATGGTCTTTCTCTTGCTCCTGTGGCAATTATTATAGCCTTCGTTTCTATATCCTTTATCCCATGAGGAGTGACAATGTATATTTTTTTCTCCTTTTCGTCAATCGAATATAGAAAAGAGTTTGAAAGGACTTTTATATTAGTTTTTTTCAACATGTCTATAAATATTTCTGCATACTCTGGTCCTGTTAATTCTTGTTTAAAATAATGGAGGCCAAATCCATTATGAATACATTGGTTTAATATTCCCCCAATTCTTTCTTCTCTTTCTACAAGAATAACATCTACCCCCTCTTTATAGGCAGAAAGGGAAGCAGAAAGACCTCCTGCTCCACCTCCTATTACTACCACATCAGTTTTCATGGTCTTACCCTCCCATTTAGAATCCAAGAATCTTCTGAGTTTAGTACTATCTCGGAGATATCTTTTTTAAGTTCTCTTGCTAATATTTCTAGTATTCTTGACCCACAAAAGTTTCCCTGACATCTTCCAAAGGTTGCACGGGTTCTAAATTTAACTCCATCTAAAGTTTTTGCTCCCCTTCTTATTGCTTCAACAATTTCTCTTTCTGTTACCATATTGCAGTAGCATATTATGTTTCCACATAATGGATCTTTTTTAATCTCTTCATTCCATTCTTCTAAAGAAAGTTCTGAATATCTTCTAATTCTTTT
This genomic interval from Dictyoglomus sp. contains the following:
- a CDS encoding DUF1667 domain-containing protein, which produces MFKKLVCVQCPIGCKLNIEISGNDNSILKIDGNKCKRGIDYAQDEIKDPKRILTTSIKVVGGELPLVSVKTDKPISIKYIKIIMNILRSYEVKAPIKRGEIIIQNILDTKANIVATRTVKKSTS
- a CDS encoding NAD(P)/FAD-dependent oxidoreductase, producing MKTDVVVIGGGAGGLSASLSAYKEGVDVILVEREERIGGILNQCIHNGFGLHYFKQELTGPEYAEIFIDMLKKTNIKVLSNSFLYSIDEKEKKIYIVTPHGIKDIETKAIIIATGARERPFGSLLIPGKRLSGIFTAGVAQKYINILNIFPGKRALILGSGDIGLIMARRLTLEGVEVVGVVERLPYPGGLLRNVIQCLEDYKIPLYLSSTVTEVRGKGRLEEVVVARVDENFNPIPGSEKIFKVDTLILSVGLIPNTELLEDKVEIDKTSRGFSVNNLGQTSLDFVFASGNCTIIYDLVDYVTYEGEKVGKYASLYVKGQRFGKRIPIKKGKNIGILYPNYYTPIEDLTLYLRVRKPMERGILKIGTFEKEYKDLVPSEILRVHIPEKYIKNLKEIEVCIKEEKFYV